A single window of Terriglobia bacterium DNA harbors:
- a CDS encoding threonylcarbamoyl-AMP synthase, producing the protein MHIDTEIISVDQKKFKESELTPAGIAIRAGLVVAFPTDTFYGLGADPFNLAAVERVYQIKGRPRSKPLLLLIDDVEQTTMLTAELPDSFDELAREFWPGPLTIVMRASHRLPLKVTGGTGNIGLRMPNSKLARALIHSAGVPLTATSANLSTLPSCTTASQVLGQIGGRVDMLIDGGTVLADKPSTVVDLTGPSIKIIREGVIGKSKLKKWL; encoded by the coding sequence ATGCACATCGATACTGAAATCATCAGTGTGGATCAAAAGAAATTCAAGGAATCGGAGTTGACCCCCGCAGGCATAGCGATCCGGGCGGGTCTGGTGGTTGCCTTTCCGACCGACACCTTTTACGGGCTCGGGGCCGATCCTTTCAATCTGGCCGCGGTGGAGCGGGTCTATCAGATCAAAGGACGCCCGCGCTCAAAGCCCTTGTTGTTGCTCATTGACGATGTGGAACAAACCACCATGTTGACGGCTGAGCTTCCCGACTCGTTTGATGAGCTCGCCCGGGAGTTTTGGCCGGGCCCCCTGACGATCGTCATGCGCGCCTCGCACCGCCTTCCTCTCAAAGTGACTGGGGGGACTGGAAATATCGGCTTGCGGATGCCCAATTCCAAGTTGGCCCGGGCGCTAATCCACTCCGCGGGGGTTCCCTTAACGGCCACGAGCGCCAACCTTTCGACGCTCCCTTCATGTACCACCGCCAGCCAGGTCCTCGGACAGATTGGCGGTCGCGTGGACATGCTGATCGATGGGGGTACGGTCCTTGCCGATAAGCCCTCAACGGTTGTGGATTTGACTGGGCCTTCCATCAAGATCATCCGCGAAGGCGTCATCGGCAAGAGCAAGTTGAAGAAGTGGCTATAG
- a CDS encoding YdcF family protein has product MTGQSKRLVVRVLLGLLAIVTVAYGVSIYSAIRRQASRDEAQLSDCIVVLGAAQYNGRPSPVLKARLDHSVDLFNRKLAPRIITTGGYGLDKKFTEAGAAREYLVKRGVPAASIEVDPNGETTLQSVRSVKERLQHEGVRSCIVVSDGFHLFRSKAIFAHEGILVYPSPAPGSPIENSPVARFWHSLREVLVYFAYRLGIHI; this is encoded by the coding sequence ATGACAGGGCAATCAAAACGTCTGGTGGTGCGGGTTTTGCTGGGATTGCTCGCGATCGTGACCGTGGCCTATGGGGTGTCGATTTATTCCGCGATTCGGCGCCAGGCGAGCCGGGATGAGGCGCAGTTATCCGATTGCATTGTCGTCCTCGGCGCGGCCCAATACAATGGACGTCCCTCTCCGGTCCTGAAGGCGCGGTTGGATCACTCGGTCGACCTGTTCAATAGGAAGCTGGCCCCGCGAATCATTACGACCGGCGGGTACGGTCTTGATAAGAAATTTACGGAGGCGGGAGCTGCCCGGGAGTATCTGGTGAAACGCGGTGTGCCCGCAGCCTCGATTGAGGTCGATCCGAACGGGGAAACCACTTTACAAAGCGTTCGTTCCGTGAAAGAGCGGTTGCAGCACGAGGGGGTCCGTTCGTGCATTGTGGTCAGCGACGGATTTCACCTTTTCCGCAGCAAGGCGATTTTTGCGCATGAAGGGATCCTCGTGTATCCTTCTCCCGCGCCGGGCAGCCCCATTGAGAACTCGCCCGTCGCCCGGTTTTGGCACTCCCTGCGGGAGGTCCTGGTTTATTTTGCTTACCGATTGGGCATCCATATCTAA
- a CDS encoding nuclear transport factor 2 family protein, protein MKGTMYLLGILLVGAIGGYLAGQKFDEWRGARSATQSPVAKTEDLNAALQELLDREKAAYQNHDADQLLNECLSDYTEVNGNTGESMDLARARLYYHQYFREGQAVSLAFENLQLAPSPNAIVAQASYKKTSNAYADKNIHGYKGRGTWVFVRQNSTWRLASFAWAEDPF, encoded by the coding sequence GTGAAAGGAACGATGTATTTACTGGGCATTCTTTTGGTTGGCGCCATTGGCGGCTATCTCGCGGGCCAGAAATTCGATGAATGGCGCGGGGCAAGAAGCGCCACCCAGAGCCCCGTTGCAAAGACGGAGGATTTGAACGCCGCCCTGCAGGAGCTGTTGGACAGGGAGAAGGCCGCTTATCAGAATCATGATGCCGACCAGCTCCTGAATGAGTGTCTTTCCGATTATACCGAGGTCAATGGCAACACCGGCGAATCGATGGACCTGGCTCGCGCCCGGCTTTACTATCATCAGTACTTCCGGGAGGGACAGGCCGTCAGCCTGGCATTTGAAAACCTCCAGCTCGCTCCTTCTCCCAATGCGATTGTGGCCCAGGCCAGTTACAAGAAAACGTCCAATGCTTACGCCGATAAGAACATCCACGGGTACAAAGGACGAGGCACGTGGGTCTTTGTGAGGCAGAATTCAACCTGGCGCCTGGCCTCCTTCGCCTGGGCCGAGGATCCATTCTGA